One Aegilops tauschii subsp. strangulata cultivar AL8/78 chromosome 2, Aet v6.0, whole genome shotgun sequence genomic window, GTGTGAAAacttcttgggttgtcgaccGCATTGGGGTTTGTTCAAGCACATCTTTACTTGCCGCTCTTAGTCTGTGAAGAAGGCAAATCCGAATGACGAGAAGACACACGTGATCCAAATGTGCGGGGGTTTAGGGATTCAGACGAGGGGTAGGAGTACTTTTCCACCCATGACCCTTCCCGATTCAGttagagggtggcagtcgacctggttctgcTGCCAAGATGTTCCGACTCTTGGTCAGTTGACCGGTCTTCCTCCCTTCACCATGGATCGGGTCCGCCAACCCTCCTCGCTGATCGTAACCCCAGAAGAGAAGGTAGAGGTGTCCATGCTAGTCGACTGAGTTGTCCAATAGGTCCGTCATGGCATGAATGGCATGGATTTGTTAGAAGTGTTTCTCAGGAGACGCATCCAGCCCCTTCAAGCTcgcgaccatccgatgtggatgtactcgggccCGAACGATACCGCTCGGGTTGACCCAAAGCAATTCACCGAGGAGATGATGGAGCAGTGGCTGCGAAGTATCACTggaaacaaggacaaccccaggggctCCAGGAGGGTTGCTCCATACAATGCTGAAAACGAGCCAGACAAGGTCTGTCCTTTGTTTCAGAGTGTATTTTTATTCTGATTTGCGACTGTCTTTGAATATGATTGGCGCCTGCTCAACTTCTTGCCTTGCAGGTTTATACTAAGATGTACTCAATGCCAAACAGGGAGCAGGTCCAGGAGGGAACAGAGAGTGCTGACGAAAGCCGCGACTGGCAGTCCCCCGACGACCATGAAGAAGACAGGGATGACTCAGATGGTGGTGAGGAAGTTGACTCACCGCCTCATTCTGAAAGACGCTCCAAGCAGACACACGACCTAGTAGGTGAACGTGGCAAGGCGGTTGCGTCGAGTACGCACGCACCGAAGTGCACTCGGACATCCACTCCTGATCCGACAGAGAAGGCACCAAAGCAACCCAAGATTGTGCCTACAAAGTCTCGGAAGGCCTTGCCTAAGATCAAGGTGGACGTTCCTGTTGCCTCCACGTAAGTGCTTCTCCTCCCTACCTTTCTTTTGCTCGAGAATTCATGTGTTTGTTACAGACCCACTCTTCTGTTTGACCGATTGAATTCTGAAATTTTCAGTGCTGCAACTTCTGGGACCTCCATTTACAAGGACCAAGATGATGAGGAGACTGAGGACGCGGTCACTTCTAAAGCCGGTACCGCTCCATAAACTTGCTCCCATTTTGCCTCTTAAACTGTTGGTCGACCGAAACCTTACGGTCGAGTCTTTTGCAGCACCGCAAAATGTTATTGAACTTCCAGATGACGATGAAGACATGCCTCAGAAGACCACGGTAATAAAGGGCAGAACTTCGGGAAGGAGGGTGCCTGCCAACAAGGTACCTCAGTCTATAGTAGCGTCAGAACCTGTGATCTAGCCATCCGGAGATCCAATTTGGGCTTCTGTCTCTTTCGCTGTCCCTGTGTCGACTGATCATCCTTCGCGTTGACCGCTCAAGTCCCTCCCCCGTCTGTGCGACTGCATGCTTCAGATCCTCTGGCTGACTCGACCATTCCATCAACTCCACTCTTCGTCACCCATCATGTCCCGGAGGACCAGATGAGCGCTGCTAAAGAAGCCATACGCCAGGCAGGCcttatgatggagcagatgaaacTGGTGTGCGAGGCCAGCCAGGCTGCTAATTATGATGCCAGCTCAGCTCTCTAGACCAACGTCCAGGTTAGTTGACTTCTGACTGATCTTTATCTTgacgcttgttctgttaggatatggtacccGAAAAACTACTGCTTTAGTAGCCGTAAGATGTCCGTGGATGAGCGTTTTGAAACTTTAATGTGCATCTATCATGAGTCTGCATCTTGCATCTGTACACCACTGGGTGCTTCAACTTTGCTGAGTAGTTTTTCCACTTGAGTCGACTAGGTCGCGTCGAGTGTATCTTCGAATTAgcgggggcacgctgagtgcacccactgggtgtagtcccactacaagaaatatgtcaacttgcgaccctcactattggtcactgaaaggtcattgattttcatttgcgacctttttttgaccaaaaacagatggtcaaaagctggcggtcgtaaactgaaattaacgatcTTCTCTGTGTGAAGGTCGTGGAATTCcacgaccaaaacaaaaggtcgttGATTCGAtgaccttctgttttggtcgCTATCTCTCTACCCAGGCCACGTTGGatctgacgtggcaaaattgcgaccaattgaAAAGGTCGTTGATAAGATTCAACCCAGTCCGATTAGGTGTTTTAAatgggccgagcccaacaattcagccatttatttatttttttccttgttAATTCTGGTCGGcttcatgggccaagcccaacatTGCAGCCTTTTTCATTGTTGGGCCATTGCTTTTTTAGTCCATTGATTTTCTAGTTTCGGCCATTATATATTGGAGCTGGTCCCACTAGTCAGCCAAGCCCCACATGTCATACTCTCATACACCAGTCCCACGCATCAGATATTTCAACATTTCTCAGATTATTTTGATAAGTGgatcccactggtcaggtttccAATTTTCACACTTTTTTAATCACTATTTGAAACAAAACAGAACAAAAGTAATTTATCAAATAACAGTAAATCTGTTACAATGTCACAATCTCGACAGTCTATTACAGTCAAACAAAATAAACAAATCTCTCGCAAGTAAGGCATCATGGCTTTGCACTTGTTTCATGGCTTCACACTTCAAATTTGTCCTGGCGCTCCTGGAAATGAGTGAACACAAAATCTACCAACATTAGTGTACTGCTGCTGAGGCCAGAACCAAACAAGTGCAATGGCAACACTAATATAAGCAACATGGCAGATCCACCCAGTAGTCCTAAATTTGGACACTATCATACAATACTAGAAAGGGCAAATAAAACAATAGACATGCATAGGGAAATGTTTGCTTTTACATATCTTATACAATAATTTGTTTATGACAGGAATGCATCAGTTTGTACAATACTAGAAAGGGCAAATAAAACAACAGATTTGCATACGGCAAATAAAACACATTAACCCGTTGTTGTTCTACACTTCCACTACAGCACTCAAGCTCATGTTGGGCACTAACAATACTAACCTACAGGTACCAGCAAGGTATATTGTTACAAGTGCAGGTCATACAAGTGCAGGTCATACATGTACAAGTGCAGGTCATGCAAGGTATATTGGTACAAGTACAAGTGCATGTATATTGGTACAATATGGCAAATAAAACACATTAACCCGCTGTTTGTACAATACTAACCTACAGGTACCAGCTAAGCAATTTGTTTGTTTATGCTGTAACTGACAGAACTAGTACGAGAAACAAGCATAGTGAAACAGAATTGACCGATTGAATGGCAAAACAAGCTAAGCTACTTATGATGTAGCAGCAGGCGACCATCCAATCAATGATACACAGTAGGTGCAAATATAATATGATGTGAAGAAGAAGCTAACTGGAGTGCTGGGGGATGAAACCAAATATACAAAGCATAGTCGGACCTCACATCACCACAGTTTTATGGTTTGATAACCAACTAGAAACTATGCAGAGCAGAGCAGGTCAGATAGCAAAAGAATTATCAAGCGGAGCAAAGCTGCAGCGGGACCATCAAGTCGTAGCCCTGAAGAAAGAAAGAACCAATAGGGTCAGCTACTTATTTATTCAGAGTTGAGAGTTGAATAATCATCAGAAAACTAAAGATACTGCTCAGCCTACTAAATAACACATGATTCAGTCACACGGTATAATTCTAACTATAATATAACAAGAGAACTAAAGATACTACATACTTAGAACTCAACTAACAAGTGGGAGTGATCCAATCCAATGCAAACAACTGATTTTATTTGTTGATATTACTAAAGGAAGTGAATAAAACAATCTGCAGCAAACAAGCTTTGATTTGCGGCTCCAAATAGAGGACCCTGGGATTGGGGTGCTGGTCACATAAGTAAATAACAGTGAATGACAAACGATCTGCACTTAAGATCGCACACACACCAACCAGCACCAAAAAAGTAAAGGGTAAATAACAATCTCACACTATTATCACTAGTGCACTGTTCTTCATAGAAGAAACACTGCCTAATACAGACCTACCTAGGAAATCAAAACATTGTAGGAATAGGTATATCCATATATTTTGAAGATGAACAACAGCAAATTGATATACTTACACGCACACATGCAGTTTTAATTAATTAAATGAGCAGGCAACAAAGGAAATTGGAAATCTAGGGGCAGGAGGTAGCGAGAGCAACGCAAGATATACACGCACTCATTCCAATCTGCAGGATGTATCCTGCAAATTAGGTTCTTCAAGCAGCACAACCACACACAGTTGACAGGTGCTCTAACTTCTAACAAACTAGCAATTCGCTTCAGTTTTGAACAGATCAGAGCCTGGTGCGAGGATGTTTGAACCAACTAATTCGCTTAAGAATTATCTTGAAGCTCAAGACAGTAGCAGGATATTCTACACCGCGGCTTAAGTTCTTTTAATTTAGCAGCACATCACACGCACTTGACTGAGATGTTTTAACGAACTACTGATTGCGCTTCAGCTATGAACAGAACAGACACCCACCCGCACGCGCGCGAGCGGAACCGAATTGAAGGACAGAGGAGGGGAGCCGCCATTTCGTACCCCACCGGACACTTTGTTTGCTCCGCAGGCTACAGGCAGCTAGACCTACCAGGAGACCTCTGCTCCAGTCGGAGGTGGGGTGGGGAGCTGGAGATCTGGGGCAGCTAGACCTACCAGGAGACCTCTGCCCCGCCGATGATCGATCCAAAATCTGGATCACACGCGCACTGCACCCAAATCGACCGAACTTAGAgaaggaagagggcgggcgggaGGGATCACCTcattggggcgggggtgggggcgGCCGGGCCGCCCTAGAGCTCGAGCTTGAGCTCCGTCATGCCGGGCTCGCGGGTGAGGTAGTGGAGGATGTAGGGGGCGGCGCGGATGACGGCGATGCAGCCCGCCATGATGCTGAGATGCAAGCGCAGCTCCTTGTACGCCGCCTCCTTGCTTGGCTTTCGGGTGCGGGGAGGGGATGGGGAGGGAGGTCGTTATGGAGGTGGGGGCGGTGTTGGGTGTCGGCGGCGGGATTGTTGCGGTGGAGGTGGGGGTGGGGAGAGGAAGACCTTGAGTGGATCTGCGGCCAGGGAGGAGAGGGGAGAGGAGCGGAGGTGGTGGCTGAGGCGAGGGGAGAGGTGGGCGGCGGAACGAAGGGGAGGACGGGTCGTCGGCCGCGGGATCTGGGGGAGGCCGACGGCAGGATAGGGGATGGATCTGAGGTTGGGGcggagagggaggaggtggcggcggcgaggagctgaGGGAGGAGGAGTGCAGGTGCGGGTTAGGGTTTGCGTGGTTGGGCTACGGTTGGGTGAGGGGGTGAGGGCTGCCGTTGGATCCAGAAGCATCCGACGGTGGTTGATGCATGATCCGCATGATATGCCTATGGACCAATCAGAGCGCACCAAACAATTTGAAGATTTTTTGACCATATAAATTGGTCATGATTGATTACATACAAATTTTTCATTTCATTTTTGAATGCtaaaaatgagtttttttgtgaaagaccaatcaaatatttgttcaaaTGATGACATATTTTGCACAAGTTTACATCGTAGATTGGCAAACAACATTGACAAAGgaagtttttatttcttttgcatgaaaaaacaattttccattttttttgagtgcccaaaataagttttttgtgaaggacttaccatatatttgttgcaaaattgtaccaaatcaattttctaaaatactaggccatatataatgcacaattgaccaaatggttagGTGTCAAAAGTTTCGATgcacctctcatgaaaaagactAATTTCGGCCGATTTAGTAGAAAGCGGGTAAAATTTGTActgtagctgcctcatagtttgctctttattttttccaaaaatcatttctaggtacataactatctatttaatcagagaaacatcaaaaggtttctaagattcaacaactagctaggaacggtcattcccgccgttttgaccgcattttgaaacgggcataaaaaattcagaaaatttaaaaaattggaaaaccttcgcattgtgtcatcatttGTGACTAAGTTTCcaagaaaaataataaacttgtaatacggcaattatttttaaaaagtgttctcagaaacgagctatcatgcgtgaagattcatggctttcaagcgaaatgatcaatcttatggccgcattcatggcatagtttgttcaaatgatatcatattgtgcacaagggtgcatcttggaattctaaacaatgttgcctaagggagttttcattttctttgcacggaaaattcattttccatttttcgagtgcccgaaatgaggtttttttgtgaaggaactaCCAAATAAATTTTGTAAaaatggaccaaatcaattttataaaatactagtccatgtttaatgcacaattgacacaatggttgggtgtcaaaagccttgatccacctctggtgaaaaagacaaatttccgccgattcagttggaagcgggtcaaatttgaactgtagttgcctcatagtttgctctttattttttcaaaaaatcatttctaggtacataactatctatttaattagagaaacacaaaaaaaatccaagattcaaccactatgTAGGAACGaacatgcccgccgttttgaccgcattttgaaacgggcataaaaaattcaaaaaaatttaaaaaattggaaaacctttgcattgtgtctatgtgaccaagtttccaggaaaaataagaAACTTGTAATACGGCGATTCTTTAAAAAAAGTGTTATCaaaaatgagctatcatgcgtgaagattcatggctttcaagccaaatgatcaatcttatggccacattcatggcatagtttgttcaaatgatctcatattgtgcaaaagggtgcatcttggaattccaaacaatgttgcctaagtgagttttcattttctttgcacggaaaattcattttccatttcccgagtgcccaaaatgaatttttttgtgaaggacctaccatatatttgttgcaaaattggaccaaatcaattttctaaaatactaggccatatttaatgcacaattgacaaaatggttgggtgtcaaaagctttgATCCATCTCTGGttaaaagacaaatttccgctgattcggtaggaagcgggtcaaatttgaactgcatctgccttatggtttgctctttatttttttccaaaaatcatttctaggtacataagtatctatttaagcataaatacatggtttggtggtgatacattgaggtttggacggtggcccagggccccaacttcaaagcgcgtagactcgcatgcccgccgcatGGTCATCGCatgaccgtggcgttgccatgcgttctgggaagcctaggcatgtctagtaggTTTTTCACTCCCTAGGTAGATGCTTGGAAGAAAATAACAACAGAAgaatctcac contains:
- the LOC109742162 gene encoding mitochondrial import receptor subunit TOM6 homolog, with amino-acid sequence RKPSKEAAYKELRLHLSIMAGCIAVIRAAPYILHYLTREPGMTELKLEL